In one window of Primulina tabacum isolate GXHZ01 chromosome 8, ASM2559414v2, whole genome shotgun sequence DNA:
- the LOC142554177 gene encoding uncharacterized protein LOC142554177 isoform X1, with amino-acid sequence MEKYYLQERFEESTGAEEEGDVLMNFIKKRKMCPELQCAYYGDVEFPENSVSSAASVACGGDDDDDDDDDDDDDESSCGVAESVVSADLEDIVDLQCEGLDAEISMAINCSGRIQSSTPTSEIRGDSEQSSLESTPHATSNSASSTAETMPSAAEIEEFFAAAEKYEQKRFAEKYNYDIVKDYPVEGKYEWVPLHP; translated from the exons ATGGAGAAATACTACCTGCAGGAGAGATTTGAGGAGAGCACAGGAGCAGAGGAGGAGGGAGATGTGCTGATGAATTTCATCAAGAAGAGGAAGATGTGCCCCGAGCTTCAATGCGCCTACTACGGCGACGTGGAGTTTCCGGAGAATTCTGTGTCCTCTGCGGCGTCTGTAGCCTGTGGcggagatgatgatgatgatgatgatgatgatgatgatgatgatgagtcGAGTTGTGGAGTGGCGGAGAGCGTCGTGTCGGCGGATCTAGAg GATATCGTTGATTTGCAGTGCGAGGGCTTGGATGCGGAAATTTCCATGGCGATCAATTGCAGCGG TAGGATTCAGTCGTCGACACCAACGAGCGAGATTCGTGGAGATTCCGAGCAATCGTCACTGGAATCAACTCCGCATGCAACGAGTAACAGTGCCTCCTCGACGGCGGAGACGATGCCATCAGCGGCGGAGATAGAAGAGTTCTTCGCGGCGGCGGAGAAGTACGAGCAAAAACGATTCGCCGAAAA GTATAACTATGATATTGTGAAGGACTATCCAGTGGAAGGCAAGTATGAGTGGGTTCCTTTGCACCCTTGA
- the LOC142554176 gene encoding LOW QUALITY PROTEIN: presequence protease 1, chloroplastic/mitochondrial-like (The sequence of the model RefSeq protein was modified relative to this genomic sequence to represent the inferred CDS: deleted 1 base in 1 codon) has translation MERATLLRAISSSSSSSVLVSARFFSHSTHRLSRLSKRHRLIPNTGRSSLFRRHIGLVSAASRPSLHLKKHFSNFSVQSVATSNPQSAPEALGADDSVAEKLGFEKVLEEFIEECKSRAVLYKHKKTGAEIMSVSNEDENKVFGIVFRTPPKDSTGIPHILEHSVLCGSRKYPLKEPFVELLKGSLHTFLNAFTYPDRTCYPVASTNTKDFYNLVDVYLDAVFFPKCVNDIKTFQQEGWHYELNDPSEDITYKGVVFNEMKGVYSQPDSILGRASQQALFPDNAYGVDSGGDPQVIPKLTFEEFKEFHRKYYHPSNARIWFYGDDDPTERLRISSEYLDMFEANSAPEESKIDSQKLFSEPIRVVEKYPATEAVDSKKKHMVCLNWLLSETPLDLETELAVGFLDHLMMGTPASPLRKILLESGLGEAIVGGGVQDELLQPQFSIGLKGVSEDDIQKVEELIMSTLKKLADEGFDSDAVEASMNTIEFSLRENNTGSFPRGLALMLRSVGKWIYDMDPFEPLKYQEPLKALKARIANEGSKAVFAPLIEKFILNNRHLATIEMQPDPDKASRDEALEKKNLENVKASMTPEDLAELARATHELKLKQETPDPPEALKCVPCLSLQDIPKKPMHIPTEVGDINGIKVLKHDLFTNDVLYAEVVFNMSSLKQELLPLVPLFCQSLLEMGTKDMDFVQLNQLIGRKTGGISVYPFTSSVRGKKDPCSHIIVRGKAMSERSEDLFNLVNCVLQDVQLTDQKRFRQFVSQSKARMENRLRGSGHGIAAARMDAKLNVAGWISEQMGGLSYLEFLRSLDKKVDEDWPEISASLEEIRKTLISKYDCLINLTADGKNLKNSEKHISNFLDMLPNTSPVASIPLSARLSHANEAIVVPTQVNYVGKAANLFDTGYKLKGSAYVISKYLNNTWLWDRVRVSGGAYGGFCDFDTHSGVFSYLSYRDPNLLKTLDVYDGTNNFLKELEMDDDALTKAIIGTIGDVDAYQLPDAKGYSSLLRYLLGVTEEERRIRREEILSTRLNDFKEFADFIEAVKDKGVVVVVASPDDIDAANKLRPNFFEVKKAL, from the exons ATGGAGAGAGCAACGCTGCTACGCGCAATTTCCTCCTCCTCTTCTTCCTCTGTGCTTGTATCAGCTCGATTCTTCTCCCACTCCACTCACCGCCTCTCTCGCCTCTCGAAAAGGCATCGTTTGATCCCCAACACTGGCCGTAGCTCACTGTTCCGCCGCCATATCGGACTCGTCTCCGCCGCCTCTCGTCCTTCTCTTCATTTGAAGAAACACTTCTCTAATTTCTCCGTTCAATCAGTTGCAACCTCAAATCCTCAGTCAGCTCCAG AGGCTTTGGGAGCTGATGATTCCGTGGCGGAGAAGCTTGGTTTTGAGAAAGTGTTGGAGGAATTTATCGAGGAGTGTAAATCAAGAGCTGTGTTGTATAAGCACAAGAAGACTGGGGCTGAGATTATGTCTGTATCCAACGAGGATGAAAATAAAGTTTTTGGCATTGTCTTCCGGACTCCTCC AAAAGATTCGACAGGAATCCCTCACATTTTGGAACACAGTGTGTTGTGTGGTTCAAGAAAGTATCCGTTGAAAGAACCCTTTGTCGAGTTGTTGAAAGGGAGCTTGCACACATTTTTGAATGCTTTTACATACCCAGATAGGACCTGCTATCCCGTCGCTTCAACAAACACAAAG GACTTCTATAACTTGGTCGACGTATACTTAGATGCGGTCTTTTTCCCTAAGTGTGTGAATGACATAAAGACATTTCAGCAGGAAGGTTGGCATTATGAACTGAATGATCCCTCGGAGGACATAACTTATAAAG GCGTTGTTTTCAATGAGATGAAAGGTGTCTATTCTCAGCCGGACAGCATACTGGGCCGTGCTTCCCAACAG GCACTTTTTCCTGATAATGCATATGGCGTCGACAGTGGTGGCGATCCACAAGTCATTCCCAAACTCACTTTTGAGGAATTCAAG GAGTTCCACCGTAAATATTACCATCCCAGCAATGCTAGGATATGGTTTTATGGAGACGATGATCCCACTGAACGCCTACGCATTTCAAGTG AATACCTAGATATGTTTGAAGCAAATTCAGCTCCAGAGGAGTCAAAAATTGATTCTCAGAAACTATTCTCAGAACCCATTAGGGTTGTTGAGAAATATCCTGCTACTGAAGCTGTTGACTCAAAAAAGAAGCATATGGTGTGCCTTAATTGGCTACTCTCTGAGACGCCTTTAGACTTGGAAACTGAATTGGCCGTCGGTTTTCTCGATCATTTAATGATGGGAACTCCTGCTTCTCCTTTGAGAAAAATTTTACTGGAGAGTGGTCTAGGAGAAGCTATTGTTGGTGGTGGGGTTCAAGATGAGCTTCTTCAACCTCAGTTTAGTATAGGATTAAAAGGTGTATCAGAAGACGACATTCAAAAAGTAGAGGAATTAATCATGAGTACACTAAAAAAACTCGCCGATGAAGGCTTTGATTCTGATGCGGTGGAGGCATCAATGAATACAATTGAGTTTTCTCTCAGAGAAAACAATACCGGATCATTTCCGCGTGGCTTAGCACTGATGCTTCGTTCCGTT GGGAAATGGATTTATGACATGGATCCATTCGAGCCATTGAAATATCAAGAACCTTTGAAGGCATTGAAAGCTAGAATAGCCAACGAGGGCTCCAAAGCAGTCTTTGCTCCCTTAATagaaaaattcattttaaataacCGGCATCTTGCAACTATTGAAATGCAG CCTGATCCAGATAAGGCTTCCCGCGATGAAGCACTTGAGAAAAAAAATCTGGAAAATGTGAAAGCTAGTATGACACCAGAGGATCTTGCTGAATTGGCACGTGCAACACATGAACTTAAGTTGAAACAGGAAACTCCTGATCCACCAGAAGCTCTGAAATGTGTACCTTGCCTTTCTTTACAAGACATTCCTAAAAAGCCTATGCACATTCCTACTGAG GTTGGTGATATTAATGGGATAAAGGTGTTGAAGCATGACCTCTTCACAAATGATGTTCTATATGCTGAAGTTGTTTTCAATATGAGCTCTTTGAAGCAAGAGCTTCTTCCTTTGGTACCACTATTCTG TCAGTCGCTGCTGGAGATGGGCACAAAAGACATGGATTTCGTACAACTGAATCAATTAATTGGAAGGAAAACTGGTGGCATTTCTGTGTATCCCTTCACATCATCTGTGCGGGGTAAGAAGGATCCTTGCAGCCATATAATTGTTCGAGGCAAAGCTATGTCTGAACGTTCCGAAGATTTGTTTAACCTT GTCAACTGTGTTCTTCAAGATGTTCAACTGACGGACCAAAAGCGCTTTAGGCAGTTTGTTTCTCAAAGCAAAGCAAGAATGGAG AACCGTCTAAGAGGCAGTGGGCATGGCATTGCGGCTGCAAGAATGGATGCAAAGCTCAATGTTGCTGGTTGGATATCTGAACAAATGGGCGGCCTCAG TTATTTGGAATTTTTACGATCTCTTGACAAAAAG GTCGATGAAGACTGGCCAGAAATATCTGCTTCACTTGAGGAGATACGCAAAACCTTGATTTCTAAATACGATTGCCTAATAAATTTGACTGCTGATGGAAAAAACCTTAAGAACTCGGAGAAGCATATCAGCAATTTTCTTGATATGCTTCCAAACACGTCCCCAGTTGCTTCGATTCCTTTGAGCGCTAGACTCTCCCACGCAAATGAAGCAATTGTGGTGCCCACTCAG GTCAATTATGTTGGAAAAGCGGCTAACCTTTTTGATACTGGCTATAAACTTAAAGGCAGTGCATATGTTATCTCTAAGTACTTAAATAACACGTGGTTGTGGGACCGTGTTCGAGTTAGTGGCGGAGCTTATGGAGGATTTTGTGATTTTGACACTCACTCAG GTGTGTTTTCATACTTGTCCTACAGAGACCCCAACTTGTTGAAGACTCTTGATGTTTATGATGGAACCAACAATTTTTTGAAAGAACTTGAAATGGATGATGATGCTCTCACTAAGGCAATTATAGGGACCATTGGAGATGTTGATGCCTATCAGCTACCTGATGCGAAGGGATACAGCAG TTTATTGAGATACTTATTAGGAGTCACCGAGGAGGAGAGGCGAATTAGACGAGAAGAAATTTTGTCAACCAG GTTGAATGACTTCAAGGAGTTTGCCGACTTCATAGAGGCAGTCAAGGACAAAGGTGTTGTGGTTGTTGTCGCATCTCCTGATGACATAGATGCTGCAAACAAGTTGCGCCCCAACTTCTTTGAAGTGAAGAAGGCACTATAA
- the LOC142554177 gene encoding uncharacterized protein LOC142554177 isoform X4, whose protein sequence is MEKYYLQERFEESTGAEEEGDVLMNFIKKRKMCPELQCAYYGDVEFPENSVSSAASVACGGDDDESSCGVAESVVSADLEDIVDLQCEGLDAEISMAINCSGIQSSTPTSEIRGDSEQSSLESTPHATSNSASSTAETMPSAAEIEEFFAAAEKYEQKRFAEKYNYDIVKDYPVEGKYEWVPLHP, encoded by the exons ATGGAGAAATACTACCTGCAGGAGAGATTTGAGGAGAGCACAGGAGCAGAGGAGGAGGGAGATGTGCTGATGAATTTCATCAAGAAGAGGAAGATGTGCCCCGAGCTTCAATGCGCCTACTACGGCGACGTGGAGTTTCCGGAGAATTCTGTGTCCTCTGCGGCGTCTGTAGCCTGTGGcgga gatgatgatgagtcGAGTTGTGGAGTGGCGGAGAGCGTCGTGTCGGCGGATCTAGAg GATATCGTTGATTTGCAGTGCGAGGGCTTGGATGCGGAAATTTCCATGGCGATCAATTGCAGCGG GATTCAGTCGTCGACACCAACGAGCGAGATTCGTGGAGATTCCGAGCAATCGTCACTGGAATCAACTCCGCATGCAACGAGTAACAGTGCCTCCTCGACGGCGGAGACGATGCCATCAGCGGCGGAGATAGAAGAGTTCTTCGCGGCGGCGGAGAAGTACGAGCAAAAACGATTCGCCGAAAA GTATAACTATGATATTGTGAAGGACTATCCAGTGGAAGGCAAGTATGAGTGGGTTCCTTTGCACCCTTGA
- the LOC142554177 gene encoding uncharacterized protein LOC142554177 isoform X2 has translation MEKYYLQERFEESTGAEEEGDVLMNFIKKRKMCPELQCAYYGDVEFPENSVSSAASVACGGDDDDDDDDDDDDDESSCGVAESVVSADLEDIVDLQCEGLDAEISMAINCSGIQSSTPTSEIRGDSEQSSLESTPHATSNSASSTAETMPSAAEIEEFFAAAEKYEQKRFAEKYNYDIVKDYPVEGKYEWVPLHP, from the exons ATGGAGAAATACTACCTGCAGGAGAGATTTGAGGAGAGCACAGGAGCAGAGGAGGAGGGAGATGTGCTGATGAATTTCATCAAGAAGAGGAAGATGTGCCCCGAGCTTCAATGCGCCTACTACGGCGACGTGGAGTTTCCGGAGAATTCTGTGTCCTCTGCGGCGTCTGTAGCCTGTGGcggagatgatgatgatgatgatgatgatgatgatgatgatgatgagtcGAGTTGTGGAGTGGCGGAGAGCGTCGTGTCGGCGGATCTAGAg GATATCGTTGATTTGCAGTGCGAGGGCTTGGATGCGGAAATTTCCATGGCGATCAATTGCAGCGG GATTCAGTCGTCGACACCAACGAGCGAGATTCGTGGAGATTCCGAGCAATCGTCACTGGAATCAACTCCGCATGCAACGAGTAACAGTGCCTCCTCGACGGCGGAGACGATGCCATCAGCGGCGGAGATAGAAGAGTTCTTCGCGGCGGCGGAGAAGTACGAGCAAAAACGATTCGCCGAAAA GTATAACTATGATATTGTGAAGGACTATCCAGTGGAAGGCAAGTATGAGTGGGTTCCTTTGCACCCTTGA
- the LOC142554177 gene encoding uncharacterized protein LOC142554177 isoform X3 — translation MEKYYLQERFEESTGAEEEGDVLMNFIKKRKMCPELQCAYYGDVEFPENSVSSAASVACGGDDDESSCGVAESVVSADLEDIVDLQCEGLDAEISMAINCSGRIQSSTPTSEIRGDSEQSSLESTPHATSNSASSTAETMPSAAEIEEFFAAAEKYEQKRFAEKYNYDIVKDYPVEGKYEWVPLHP, via the exons ATGGAGAAATACTACCTGCAGGAGAGATTTGAGGAGAGCACAGGAGCAGAGGAGGAGGGAGATGTGCTGATGAATTTCATCAAGAAGAGGAAGATGTGCCCCGAGCTTCAATGCGCCTACTACGGCGACGTGGAGTTTCCGGAGAATTCTGTGTCCTCTGCGGCGTCTGTAGCCTGTGGcgga gatgatgatgagtcGAGTTGTGGAGTGGCGGAGAGCGTCGTGTCGGCGGATCTAGAg GATATCGTTGATTTGCAGTGCGAGGGCTTGGATGCGGAAATTTCCATGGCGATCAATTGCAGCGG TAGGATTCAGTCGTCGACACCAACGAGCGAGATTCGTGGAGATTCCGAGCAATCGTCACTGGAATCAACTCCGCATGCAACGAGTAACAGTGCCTCCTCGACGGCGGAGACGATGCCATCAGCGGCGGAGATAGAAGAGTTCTTCGCGGCGGCGGAGAAGTACGAGCAAAAACGATTCGCCGAAAA GTATAACTATGATATTGTGAAGGACTATCCAGTGGAAGGCAAGTATGAGTGGGTTCCTTTGCACCCTTGA